One Pristiophorus japonicus isolate sPriJap1 chromosome 19, sPriJap1.hap1, whole genome shotgun sequence genomic window carries:
- the LOC139230490 gene encoding peptidyl-prolyl cis-trans isomerase-like, whose protein sequence is MAGNNPRDFMDIDIDGKRLGQIVMTLRAAVVPKTAENFRALCTGEKGFGYKGSTFHRIIPGFMCQGGDFTAHNGTGGKSIYRNKFADENFTIKHTKEGILSMANAGPNTNGSQFFLCTKDTPWLDGKHVVFGSVTEGYNEVVKKMEGCGSESGETKTKVTIADCGQLD, encoded by the coding sequence ATGGCCGGCAACAATCCCAGGGACTTCATGGACATAGATATCGACGGCAAAAGACTGGGCCAGATCGTGATGACGCTCAGGGCTGCTGTGGTCCCAAAGACTGCAGAAAACTTCCGTGCATTGTGTACCGGTGAGAAGGGTTTTGGTTACAAGGGCTCCACATTCCACAGAATCATTCCTGGCTTCATGTGCCAGGGCGGTGACTTCACAGCGCACAACGGCACGGGTGGAAAGTCCATCTACAGGAACAAATTTGCGGATGAGAACTTCACAATTAAGCACACAAAGGAAGGTATCCTGTCCATGGCCAATGCTGGGCCAAATACGAATGGATCCCAGTTTTTTTTATGCACCAAGGATACTCCGTGGTTGGATGGAAAGCATGTTGTATTTGGATCTGTGACGGAGGGGTACAATGAAGTTGTCAAGAAGATGGAAGGGTGTGGCAGTGAAAGTGGCGAAACCAAAACAAAAGTTACCATCGCTGATTGCGGACAGCTGGATTAA